A section of the Bradyrhizobium oligotrophicum S58 genome encodes:
- a CDS encoding sigma-70 family RNA polymerase sigma factor has product MQNVVAINSAASQGIIAAQATTDDMLLESISDGDRTAMHTLYARHNVRVYRFILRIVRDTTIAEDLVSQVFLDVWRTAKQFEGRSQVSTWLLSIARFKALTALRQRRFEDIDQDEVREIADDSDTPETSLERSTTSAILRACVAKLSPAHREIITLIYYHEKSVEEVGQIIGIPQSTVKTRMFYARKHLAELLRGAGVHSLAA; this is encoded by the coding sequence ATGCAGAACGTCGTTGCCATCAATTCCGCAGCCAGCCAGGGCATCATCGCGGCCCAGGCGACCACGGACGACATGCTCCTGGAGAGCATTTCCGATGGCGATCGCACCGCGATGCACACGCTTTATGCGCGCCATAATGTGCGGGTCTATCGCTTCATCCTGCGCATCGTCCGCGACACCACGATCGCCGAGGACCTCGTCAGCCAGGTGTTCCTGGATGTCTGGCGGACCGCCAAGCAGTTCGAGGGCCGCTCGCAGGTCTCGACCTGGCTGCTGTCGATCGCCCGCTTCAAGGCGCTGACCGCGCTGCGCCAGCGCCGCTTCGAGGACATCGACCAGGACGAGGTGCGCGAGATCGCCGACGACTCCGACACGCCGGAAACCTCGCTCGAGCGCTCCACCACCAGCGCCATCCTGCGCGCCTGCGTCGCCAAGCTGTCGCCGGCCCATCGCGAGATCATCACCCTGATCTACTACCATGAGAAGTCGGTGGAAGAGGTCGGCCAGATCATCGGCATCCCGCAGTCCACGGTGAAGACGCGCATGTTCTATGCCCGCAAGCACCTCGCGGAACTGCTGCGCGGCGCCGGCGTTCATAGCCTGGCCGCCTGA
- a CDS encoding response regulator, whose translation MSQSQHIIIVDDEAPAREMVGDYLKMHGFTVTLCDGGKSLRSAIETGPADLVVLDLNMPEEDGLSIIRDLKGRTNIPVIMLTATASPIDRVVGLELGADDYVAKPCELRELMARIRSVLRRSAPAKAAAAAVPEPEAAKAKDPQLVRFGTKWLDLDAQALRDDEGNEHPLTASEFGLLKVFAANPKRVLSRERLLELANARDAEAFDRAVDLRIMRIRRKIEPDPTKPAVIRTIRGGGYLFSPAGEKA comes from the coding sequence ATGAGTCAGAGCCAGCACATCATCATCGTCGACGACGAGGCCCCTGCCCGCGAGATGGTGGGTGATTACCTCAAGATGCACGGCTTCACGGTGACGCTGTGCGACGGCGGCAAAAGCCTGCGCAGCGCCATCGAGACCGGGCCCGCCGATCTGGTCGTGCTCGACCTCAACATGCCCGAAGAGGACGGATTGTCGATCATCCGTGACCTCAAGGGCCGGACGAACATCCCCGTCATCATGCTGACGGCGACCGCCAGCCCGATCGACCGCGTGGTGGGTCTCGAGCTCGGCGCCGACGACTACGTCGCCAAGCCGTGCGAATTGCGCGAGCTGATGGCCCGGATCCGCTCCGTATTGCGCCGCAGTGCGCCCGCCAAAGCGGCGGCGGCTGCCGTTCCGGAGCCCGAGGCAGCCAAGGCCAAGGATCCGCAACTGGTGCGGTTCGGCACCAAATGGCTCGATCTCGACGCCCAGGCGCTGCGCGACGACGAAGGCAACGAGCATCCGCTGACGGCATCCGAATTCGGCCTGCTCAAGGTGTTCGCCGCCAACCCCAAGCGGGTTCTGTCGCGCGAACGGCTGCTCGAGCTGGCCAATGCTCGGGATGCCGAGGCCTTCGACCGCGCCGTCGACCTCAGAATCATGCGCATCCGGCGCAAAATCGAGCCTGATCCGACCAAACCGGCCGTGATCCGGACGATTCGCGGTGGCGGCTATCTGTTTTCGCCGGCGGGCGAGAAAGCCTGA
- a CDS encoding sensor histidine kinase codes for MPIRWRILSIAALNSAVVIVLAALIWNGAQVLGTAWDDVRQVRESDKVLALLESETSRLQNLIHRYINQPSPELFAEILLLREAVLGTLTTRASTDPMLSGSVEELERVTVRFLDGFGELRALQATISKSYEEEVLGPARDIAGLYSVIEGATGHRDAQIWPSLGKSREAFTAMLVAANSYYLSLAPASADDARRNIETIEKTIPVMSGLADNDLQRLALQRLSARTAALRAGFSKLTEHLTNRTELLRNTIDASQAETIAAIDGLSVKMRQHEQKAQATFDKTLRDISRRVLSIAVIFLGIILSAGVLIALSIRLPLRQIMASMRAITLGDYDRKVQGTEARDEVGAMARAVEIFRENAIAKRKTEDELRTAKEKAESALLELNAAQRNLIDAERLAALGGLVAGVAHEVNNPIGISLTVASSFARRVEMFEAALRSPEGGLRRSQLEEFVRSSRDASEQLVANLQRAGELIQSFKQVAVDRSHAERRTFILSEATDQIITSLKPVLKRAPITLAVDVPEGLFIDGYPGFYGQILTNLFLNAVNHAFADGRSGTISITARPRGADDIEIIFADNGAGMTPDVQRQAFDPFFTTRRNEGGTGLGLHIVYNLVTQQLGGRMMLESREGQGTTFRIIMPRVAKGGTETTMGDGTTQWPNRTMSST; via the coding sequence GTGCCGATCCGCTGGCGCATCCTGTCCATCGCCGCCTTGAATTCGGCCGTCGTGATCGTTCTCGCCGCATTGATCTGGAACGGCGCGCAGGTGCTGGGCACCGCCTGGGACGACGTCCGCCAGGTCCGCGAGTCCGACAAGGTGCTGGCCCTGCTCGAAAGCGAGACCAGCCGGCTGCAGAACCTGATCCACCGCTACATCAATCAGCCGAGCCCGGAGCTGTTCGCCGAGATTCTGCTGCTGCGTGAAGCCGTGCTGGGCACGCTGACGACGCGCGCCTCGACCGACCCGATGCTGTCGGGATCGGTCGAAGAGCTGGAGCGCGTGACCGTCCGCTTCCTGGACGGCTTCGGCGAGCTGCGCGCTCTGCAGGCGACGATCTCCAAGAGCTATGAGGAGGAAGTGCTCGGTCCCGCCCGCGACATCGCAGGCCTTTATTCGGTGATCGAGGGCGCGACCGGCCATCGCGATGCGCAGATCTGGCCGTCGCTCGGCAAGTCGCGCGAAGCCTTCACGGCAATGCTGGTGGCGGCCAACTCCTATTATCTGTCGCTCGCCCCCGCTTCCGCGGATGACGCGCGCCGCAACATCGAGACGATCGAGAAGACCATTCCGGTGATGTCGGGCCTTGCCGACAATGACCTGCAGCGACTGGCGCTGCAGCGCCTGTCGGCACGGACCGCGGCCCTGCGCGCGGGATTTTCCAAGCTCACGGAGCATCTGACCAACCGTACCGAGCTGCTGCGCAACACCATCGATGCGAGTCAGGCCGAGACCATCGCCGCCATCGACGGCCTGTCGGTGAAGATGCGTCAGCACGAGCAGAAGGCGCAGGCGACCTTCGACAAGACGCTGCGCGACATTTCCCGCCGTGTCCTCTCGATCGCTGTGATCTTCCTCGGCATCATCCTCTCCGCCGGGGTGCTGATCGCCTTGTCGATCCGGCTGCCGCTGCGGCAGATCATGGCTTCGATGCGGGCGATCACGCTCGGCGACTACGACCGCAAGGTCCAGGGCACGGAAGCGCGCGACGAGGTCGGTGCGATGGCCCGTGCCGTCGAGATCTTCCGGGAGAACGCGATCGCCAAGCGCAAGACCGAGGACGAACTGCGCACCGCCAAGGAAAAGGCTGAGAGCGCGTTGCTGGAGCTCAATGCCGCCCAGCGGAACCTGATCGATGCCGAGCGGCTCGCGGCGCTCGGCGGACTCGTCGCAGGCGTCGCGCATGAGGTGAACAACCCGATCGGCATCAGCCTGACGGTGGCCTCCAGCTTCGCGCGCCGCGTCGAGATGTTCGAAGCGGCGCTGCGGTCGCCGGAAGGCGGCCTGCGCCGGTCGCAGCTGGAGGAATTCGTGCGCTCCTCGCGCGATGCGTCCGAGCAGCTGGTCGCCAACCTGCAGCGCGCCGGCGAGCTGATCCAGTCGTTCAAGCAGGTGGCCGTCGACCGCTCGCATGCCGAGCGGCGGACCTTCATCCTGAGCGAGGCGACCGATCAGATCATTACCAGCCTGAAGCCGGTGCTCAAGCGCGCTCCGATCACGCTCGCCGTCGATGTCCCGGAGGGGCTGTTCATCGACGGTTATCCCGGCTTCTACGGCCAGATCCTGACCAACCTGTTCCTCAACGCCGTCAACCATGCCTTTGCCGACGGCCGCTCCGGGACGATCTCAATCACGGCGCGGCCCCGCGGCGCGGATGACATCGAGATCATTTTCGCCGATAACGGGGCCGGCATGACGCCCGATGTCCAGCGCCAGGCGTTCGATCCGTTCTTCACGACGCGCAGGAATGAAGGTGGGACAGGTCTTGGGCTGCATATCGTCTACAATCTCGTGACGCAGCAGCTCGGCGGCCGCATGATGCTGGAATCCCGCGAGGGACAAGGCACCACCTTTCGGATAATCATGCCCCGGGTCGCCAAGGGCGGCACCGAGACAACAATGGGTGACGGAACGACGCAATGGCCGAACAGGACGATGTCCTCCACCTGA
- the ugpB gene encoding sn-glycerol-3-phosphate ABC transporter substrate-binding protein UgpB encodes MTVFLRCLSIGLFLCAAFCAATARAATEIMWWHAMSGELGKQVDRLAAEFNASQPDYRIVPSYKGSYTETVTAAIFAFRSRSQPAIVQVNEIATATMTAAKGAIYPVYELMHDQRENFSPAAYLPAVTGSYADAEGNLLSFPFNASTPILYYNKDQFRSAGLDPERPPKTWPELGQAARRLRDNGVACGFTTSWPAWINIENFSAFHNLPIATRANGFAGLDAVLTFNNPQVTRHITQLAEWQKTRLFDYGGRGQAAEPRFQKGECGIFIGSSATRADIKANSKFEVGYGMMPYWPDVAGAPQNSIIGGATLWVLRDRPAAEYRGVARFFAYLSRPDIQAAWHQNTGYLPITRAAFDLTRAQGFYDRNPGAVISIEQVTLNPPTENSRGLRLGSFVLIRDAIEDEMEQAFSGRKPARAALDAAVERGNRLLRQFERASPDR; translated from the coding sequence GTGACGGTCTTTTTGCGTTGTCTTTCAATCGGACTCTTTCTCTGCGCGGCGTTTTGCGCTGCGACGGCCCGTGCCGCGACCGAGATCATGTGGTGGCATGCGATGTCGGGCGAGCTCGGCAAGCAGGTCGACAGGCTCGCGGCGGAGTTCAACGCGTCGCAACCCGACTATCGCATCGTGCCGAGCTACAAGGGCAGCTACACGGAGACCGTGACCGCGGCGATCTTCGCGTTCCGCTCACGCAGCCAGCCGGCGATCGTCCAGGTCAACGAGATCGCAACGGCGACGATGACCGCGGCCAAGGGAGCGATCTATCCCGTCTACGAGCTGATGCACGACCAGCGGGAAAACTTTTCGCCCGCGGCCTATCTGCCGGCCGTGACCGGCTCATACGCCGATGCGGAAGGCAATCTGCTGTCGTTTCCGTTCAATGCGTCGACGCCCATCCTCTACTACAACAAGGATCAGTTTCGCTCGGCGGGTCTCGATCCTGAGCGGCCGCCAAAGACCTGGCCGGAGCTTGGACAAGCAGCCAGGCGGCTGCGCGACAATGGTGTCGCCTGCGGCTTCACGACCTCCTGGCCTGCCTGGATCAACATCGAGAACTTCTCCGCCTTCCACAATCTGCCGATCGCCACCCGGGCCAATGGCTTTGCCGGGCTCGACGCCGTCCTGACCTTCAACAATCCGCAGGTCACGCGCCACATCACGCAGCTTGCGGAATGGCAGAAGACCAGGCTGTTCGACTATGGCGGCCGCGGGCAGGCTGCCGAGCCGCGCTTTCAGAAGGGCGAGTGCGGCATCTTCATCGGCTCGTCGGCGACGCGCGCCGACATCAAGGCGAATTCGAAGTTCGAGGTGGGTTACGGCATGATGCCGTATTGGCCTGACGTCGCGGGGGCGCCGCAGAACTCGATCATCGGCGGCGCGACGCTGTGGGTGCTGCGCGACCGGCCGGCCGCCGAGTACAGGGGGGTCGCCAGGTTCTTCGCCTATCTGTCGCGGCCGGACATCCAGGCCGCCTGGCACCAGAATACGGGCTATCTGCCGATCACGCGCGCGGCGTTTGATCTGACGCGCGCGCAGGGCTTCTACGATCGCAACCCGGGAGCGGTCATCTCGATCGAGCAGGTGACGCTGAATCCGCCGACCGAGAATTCACGGGGGCTCCGGCTTGGCTCGTTCGTGCTGATTCGTGACGCGATCGAGGATGAGATGGAGCAGGCGTTCAGCGGCCGCAAACCAGCGCGGGCAGCGCTCGATGCGGCCGTCGAACGCGGCAACCGGCTGCTGCGCCAATTCGAGCGCGCGAGCCCGGACCGCTGA
- a CDS encoding cytochrome ubiquinol oxidase subunit I, with protein sequence MFGLDAVELARAQFAFTVTFHIIFPAFSIGLASYLAVLEALWLWTGRDVYLNVFNYWLKIFAIAFGMGVVSGIVMSYQFGTNWSVYSDKVGPVIGPLMAYEVLTAFFLEAGFLGVMLFGLKRVGPKLHFLATLMVAIGTLISAFWILSANSWMQTPAGYAVNAEGQFVSVDWLKVIFNPSFPYRLVHMVLAAYLTTSLVVGAVGAWHLLRNPHLPGPRVMFSMAMWMAALVAPLQILAGDQHGLNTLEHQPVKIMAMEGHFESHKDGAPLYLFGWPDQAEGKLKWALGIPKFGSLILKHQIDAPMAGLDTIPRKDWPPVPITFWSFRIMVGLGMLMLALGLFSLWERWRGRLYINRGLHRFAIAMGPAGFIAVMAGWITTETGRQPFTVYGLLRTADSVSPLAAPAVGASLLAFIIVYFIIFAAGVLYILRLMAEPPHAGEPGPSSAQPVRTAGITPAAGVVQGAVGS encoded by the coding sequence ATGTTCGGTTTGGATGCGGTTGAGCTGGCGCGCGCGCAGTTCGCCTTCACGGTCACCTTCCACATCATCTTCCCCGCCTTCTCGATCGGGCTCGCGTCCTATCTCGCGGTGCTCGAGGCGCTGTGGCTGTGGACCGGACGCGACGTCTATCTCAACGTCTTCAATTACTGGCTCAAGATCTTCGCCATCGCCTTCGGCATGGGCGTCGTCTCCGGCATCGTGATGTCCTACCAGTTCGGCACAAACTGGTCAGTCTATTCCGACAAGGTCGGCCCGGTGATCGGACCGCTGATGGCCTATGAGGTCCTGACCGCGTTCTTCCTCGAGGCCGGCTTTCTCGGCGTCATGCTGTTCGGCCTCAAGCGCGTCGGCCCGAAGCTGCACTTCCTGGCCACCCTGATGGTCGCGATCGGCACGCTCATCTCGGCGTTCTGGATCCTGTCCGCCAATTCCTGGATGCAGACGCCGGCCGGATATGCCGTCAACGCCGAGGGCCAGTTCGTCTCGGTCGACTGGCTCAAGGTGATCTTCAATCCGTCCTTCCCCTACCGCCTCGTGCACATGGTGCTGGCGGCCTATCTCACCACCTCGCTGGTGGTCGGCGCAGTCGGCGCCTGGCACCTGCTGCGCAATCCGCATCTGCCGGGGCCGCGCGTGATGTTCTCGATGGCGATGTGGATGGCCGCGCTGGTGGCGCCGCTCCAGATCCTGGCCGGCGACCAGCACGGCCTCAACACGCTGGAGCACCAGCCGGTGAAGATCATGGCCATGGAGGGCCATTTCGAGAGCCACAAGGATGGCGCGCCGCTGTATCTGTTCGGCTGGCCAGACCAGGCCGAGGGCAAGCTGAAATGGGCGCTCGGGATTCCCAAATTCGGCTCGCTGATCCTGAAACACCAGATCGACGCGCCGATGGCCGGGCTCGACACCATCCCGCGGAAAGATTGGCCACCGGTGCCGATCACCTTCTGGTCGTTCCGCATCATGGTCGGCCTAGGCATGCTCATGCTGGCGCTCGGCCTGTTCAGCCTGTGGGAGCGCTGGCGCGGCCGGCTGTACATCAATCGCGGCCTGCACCGCTTTGCGATTGCGATGGGACCGGCCGGCTTCATCGCCGTGATGGCCGGCTGGATCACCACCGAGACCGGCCGCCAGCCCTTCACCGTATACGGGCTGCTGCGCACCGCCGATTCCGTGTCGCCGCTCGCTGCGCCCGCCGTCGGCGCGTCGCTGCTCGCCTTCATCATCGTCTATTTCATCATTTTCGCCGCGGGGGTGCTGTACATCCTGCGCCTGATGGCCGAGCCGCCGCATGCCGGCGAGCCGGGACCGAGCAGCGCGCAGCCGGTCCGCACCGCCGGCATCACGCCGGCCGCCGGCGTCGTGCAGGGAGCGGTCGGATCATGA
- a CDS encoding aminoglycoside phosphotransferase family protein produces the protein MTALPLVANGAQLRQLRADETRWLPAARDIVRAHGYGDARLVPFAAGTNLVLALNDGLILKIFPPFYRGKFQSERATLRVLARRLADIATPELLHEGEHGGWSYLIMTRLDGIPASDVWPQLPEPDKERLLRQVGQVIASVQRVPLGELLTLGPRWSDFLREQLAGCYARHQRLGLPPALLAQLGGFLQDAAGMLPANPQPVILTGEYIPENFLVARDGEGWRVRGLFDFGDVMVGFDEYDLLGPSAFMAAGHPGRVRALFEGYGFARDDMTWQLKRRLLALMLLHQASDPVRHICIPDWPAKVRDFDELQALIWPE, from the coding sequence ATGACGGCGCTGCCTCTGGTCGCGAACGGAGCGCAGCTCCGGCAACTCCGTGCCGACGAGACGCGCTGGCTGCCGGCCGCGCGCGATATCGTGCGCGCTCACGGTTACGGCGACGCGCGGCTGGTGCCGTTCGCGGCGGGGACCAATCTGGTCCTCGCGCTGAACGACGGGCTGATCCTGAAAATCTTCCCGCCGTTTTATCGCGGCAAGTTTCAGTCTGAACGGGCGACGCTGCGCGTGTTGGCCCGGCGCCTCGCTGATATCGCGACGCCCGAACTGCTGCATGAAGGAGAGCACGGCGGCTGGTCCTATCTGATCATGACGCGGCTCGACGGCATTCCTGCATCCGATGTCTGGCCGCAACTGCCCGAGCCGGACAAGGAGCGCCTGCTCCGGCAGGTCGGCCAGGTGATCGCCAGCGTGCAGCGGGTCCCTCTCGGAGAACTGCTCACGCTCGGCCCGCGCTGGTCCGACTTTCTGCGAGAACAACTCGCCGGGTGCTATGCGCGCCATCAACGGCTGGGCTTGCCGCCGGCGCTGCTCGCTCAGCTCGGCGGCTTCCTGCAGGACGCGGCTGGCATGCTGCCTGCGAATCCGCAGCCCGTGATTCTCACCGGCGAATACATCCCGGAAAACTTCCTGGTCGCACGCGACGGAGAGGGCTGGCGCGTGCGCGGGCTGTTCGACTTCGGCGACGTCATGGTCGGCTTCGATGAGTATGACCTGCTCGGGCCGAGCGCGTTCATGGCTGCCGGCCATCCCGGACGCGTGCGCGCTCTCTTCGAAGGATATGGCTTCGCTCGAGACGATATGACCTGGCAGCTGAAACGACGGCTGCTCGCCTTGATGCTGCTGCACCAGGCGAGCGATCCCGTCCGTCATATCTGCATTCCTGATTGGCCGGCCAAGGTCCGCGACTTCGATGAGCTCCAGGCGCTGATCTGGCCGGAGTGA
- a CDS encoding ATP-binding response regulator produces the protein MAEQDDVLHLIDDTGFAEDDQSARKWKIAVIDDDHAVHEGTRFALSDYSLNGQGLEILSAYSAAEGRTLMREHTDIAAVLLDVIMETDVAGLELVEYIRNEIKNETVRIILRTGQPGQAPERRVIVQYDINDYKAKTELTADKLFTSLTAALRSYQQLERMVQTRRGLEIIIDAASTLYDFKSMQRLAEGVLTQIASLLNVDCAGILVLRDDGSQTEDFSVLAGSGCYSRFSGSATSRSLDPDLRDMVEAAFRQRSNEFADHRTVLYVRTGSGREVVVLLQAERPLSETDRSLVEIFSSRLSIAFDNVILYQQLHEANTQLEDRVAQRTRALMQANRRLSAQWLRLQRANGFKNEILGTVAHDLKNPLGVILGRTEMLTELIATGASADGVTSQVGHIRDAAKRLTSMVDHLISDAMADAFDITIRREPVDIAALVHEVVEANQPLALNKQQVIAVSAPPHLSTMCDIDRIREAIDNLLSNAIKYSPIGGKIIVNATDDGDNTIIGVTDQGAGLSPEDLGRLFGRFQRLSAKPTAGESSTGLGLSIVKRIVDMHGGEVTAKSDGPGLGSTFSITLPAAELS, from the coding sequence ATGGCCGAACAGGACGATGTCCTCCACCTGATCGACGACACCGGATTCGCGGAGGACGACCAATCGGCCCGGAAATGGAAGATCGCCGTCATCGACGACGACCATGCCGTGCATGAAGGCACGCGCTTTGCGCTGTCGGACTACAGCCTCAACGGCCAGGGCCTCGAAATCCTCTCGGCCTATTCGGCAGCCGAGGGCCGCACCCTGATGCGGGAGCACACCGACATCGCGGCCGTGCTGCTCGACGTCATCATGGAGACCGACGTTGCCGGCCTCGAGCTCGTCGAATACATCCGCAACGAGATCAAGAACGAGACCGTCCGCATCATCCTGCGCACCGGGCAGCCCGGCCAGGCGCCGGAGCGGCGGGTCATCGTCCAGTACGACATCAACGACTACAAGGCCAAGACCGAGCTCACCGCCGACAAGCTGTTCACCTCGCTGACGGCGGCGCTGCGCAGCTATCAGCAGCTCGAGCGCATGGTGCAGACCCGGCGTGGCCTGGAGATCATCATCGACGCGGCCTCGACGCTGTACGATTTCAAGTCGATGCAGCGGCTGGCCGAGGGCGTGCTGACCCAGATCGCGTCCCTGCTCAACGTCGATTGCGCGGGGATCCTGGTGCTGCGCGACGACGGCAGCCAGACCGAAGACTTTTCCGTGCTGGCCGGCTCCGGCTGCTACAGCCGCTTCTCCGGCTCCGCCACCTCGCGGTCGCTCGACCCCGATCTGCGCGACATGGTCGAGGCCGCCTTCAGGCAGCGCAGCAACGAATTCGCAGACCACCGCACGGTGCTCTATGTCCGAACGGGGTCCGGCCGCGAGGTCGTGGTGCTGCTGCAGGCGGAGCGGCCGCTGTCCGAGACCGACCGCTCGCTGGTCGAGATCTTCTCCAGCCGGCTGTCGATCGCCTTCGACAATGTGATCCTCTATCAGCAGCTGCACGAGGCCAACACCCAGCTCGAGGACCGTGTCGCGCAGCGCACCCGCGCGCTGATGCAGGCGAACCGGCGACTGTCGGCGCAGTGGCTGCGGCTGCAGCGCGCCAACGGCTTCAAGAACGAGATCCTGGGCACGGTCGCCCACGACCTGAAGAATCCGCTCGGCGTCATCCTCGGCCGCACGGAGATGCTGACCGAGCTGATCGCGACCGGCGCATCCGCGGATGGCGTCACCAGCCAGGTGGGACACATCCGCGACGCCGCCAAGCGGCTGACCTCGATGGTCGACCACCTGATCTCCGACGCGATGGCCGATGCGTTCGACATCACCATCCGCCGTGAGCCGGTCGACATCGCAGCCCTCGTCCACGAGGTCGTCGAGGCCAACCAGCCACTGGCGCTCAACAAGCAGCAGGTCATTGCCGTGTCAGCACCGCCGCATCTGTCGACCATGTGCGACATCGACCGGATCCGCGAGGCGATCGACAACCTGCTGAGCAACGCGATCAAGTACAGCCCGATCGGCGGCAAGATCATCGTCAATGCCACTGATGATGGCGACAACACCATCATCGGCGTCACCGACCAGGGCGCCGGGCTGTCGCCGGAGGATCTCGGCCGGCTGTTCGGCCGGTTCCAGCGGCTGTCGGCCAAACCGACCGCCGGCGAGAGCTCGACCGGGCTCGGCCTGTCGATTGTCAAACGCATCGTCGACATGCATGGTGGGGAGGTGACGGCCAAGAGCGATGGGCCGGGCTTGGGGTCAACCTTCTCCATCACACTGCCTGCGGCCGAATTGTCATGA